In the Sphingomonas sp. LM7 genome, one interval contains:
- a CDS encoding ABC transporter substrate-binding protein, translating into MSLNPCADAMLVELIPPDRIAAISHYSRDPGASSISMEVARRFAVNHGTAEEILALRPDLVIADSFTSPSTREAFARAGLKTLYLGWASTIDQSKAQVREIAAAVDAVPAGEAMLSRIDKAVTDAQTDRPLVPALLWIGGNTVSGGGTLLDEMMVKAGFSDHAAHYGLQNTGYLPIEHVVVDPPRVMLVPDQSGRDAGSRAAQMRGWALARARAKVHHARFERSLVNCGGPVIAKAMTRLAEVRREAGE; encoded by the coding sequence GTGTCGCTTAATCCGTGCGCCGATGCGATGCTGGTCGAACTGATCCCGCCCGACCGCATCGCCGCGATCAGCCATTATTCGCGTGACCCCGGCGCGTCCTCGATTTCGATGGAGGTCGCGCGCCGGTTCGCCGTCAACCATGGCACCGCCGAGGAAATCCTCGCGCTGCGACCCGATCTCGTCATCGCCGACAGCTTCACGTCGCCCTCGACCCGCGAAGCCTTCGCCCGGGCCGGCCTGAAGACACTCTATCTCGGCTGGGCGAGCACGATCGACCAAAGCAAGGCGCAGGTCCGCGAGATCGCCGCCGCAGTCGACGCCGTTCCCGCCGGCGAGGCGATGCTGTCGCGGATCGACAAGGCGGTGACTGATGCACAGACCGATCGCCCGCTCGTCCCTGCCCTGCTCTGGATCGGCGGCAATACCGTGTCCGGCGGCGGCACCCTGCTCGACGAGATGATGGTCAAGGCAGGCTTCAGCGACCATGCTGCGCATTATGGGCTCCAGAATACCGGCTATCTTCCGATCGAACATGTCGTGGTCGATCCCCCGCGGGTGATGCTCGTCCCTGACCAGTCCGGCCGCGACGCCGGCTCGCGCGCGGCGCAGATGCGCGGCTGGGCACTCGCCCGCGCGCGCGCCAAGGTCCACCATGCGCGGTTCGAGCGCAGCCTCGTCAATTGCGGCGGGCCGGTGATCGCAAAGGCGATGACGCGGCTGGCCGAAGTGCGGCGCGAGGCGGGCGAATGA
- a CDS encoding CoA-acylating methylmalonate-semialdehyde dehydrogenase, protein MRTIDHLIAGNPGAAAGRQSDVFDPNTGQVQARVSLGTQADLDRAVAAAQAAQPAWAATNPQRRARVMFKFKELVEANIDALAHLLSSEHGKVIADSKGDIQRGLEVIEFACGIPHVLKGEYTQGAGPGIDVYSMRQPLGIGAGITPFNFPAMIPLWMSGVAIACGNAFLLKPSERDPSVPVRLAELMLEAGLPEGILQVVHGDKEMVDAILDHPAISAVSFVGSSDIAHYVYRRGVDAGKRVQAMGGAKNHGIVMPDADLDQVVADLSGAAFGSAGERCMALPVVVPVGDKTADALREKLLPAIRSLRVGVSTDNDAHYGPVVNAAHRQRVENWIQTGVDEGAELVVDGRGFQLQGHEEGFFIGPSLFDRVTTDMQSYKEEIFGPVLQIVRAPDFETALRLPSEHQYGNGVAIFTRNGHAAREFAARVNVGMVGINVPIPVPVAYHSFGGWKRSAFGDVNQHGMEGVRFWTKVKTVTQRWPDGSALPGGSEDGGPSRIQDAFVIPTMG, encoded by the coding sequence ATGCGCACGATCGATCACCTCATCGCCGGGAATCCGGGTGCCGCCGCGGGCCGCCAGTCCGACGTATTCGATCCCAACACCGGTCAGGTCCAGGCGCGCGTGTCGCTCGGCACCCAGGCCGATCTCGACCGCGCCGTCGCCGCCGCCCAGGCCGCGCAACCGGCCTGGGCCGCGACCAATCCCCAGCGCCGCGCCCGCGTGATGTTCAAGTTCAAGGAGCTGGTCGAGGCGAACATCGACGCACTCGCGCACCTGCTCTCCTCCGAGCACGGCAAGGTCATCGCCGACTCCAAGGGCGACATCCAGCGCGGCCTCGAAGTCATCGAATTCGCCTGCGGTATCCCGCATGTCCTCAAGGGCGAATACACCCAGGGCGCCGGCCCCGGCATCGACGTCTATTCGATGCGCCAGCCGCTCGGCATCGGCGCGGGCATCACCCCGTTCAATTTCCCGGCGATGATCCCCTTGTGGATGTCGGGCGTCGCGATCGCCTGCGGCAACGCCTTCCTGCTCAAGCCCAGCGAGCGCGACCCGTCTGTCCCCGTCCGCCTCGCCGAGCTGATGCTCGAGGCCGGGCTACCCGAAGGCATCCTCCAGGTCGTCCATGGCGACAAGGAAATGGTCGACGCGATCCTCGACCACCCCGCGATCTCGGCAGTGAGCTTCGTCGGCTCCTCCGACATCGCGCATTATGTCTATCGCCGCGGCGTCGATGCCGGAAAGCGCGTCCAGGCGATGGGCGGCGCCAAGAACCACGGCATCGTCATGCCCGATGCCGATCTCGACCAAGTCGTCGCCGATCTCTCGGGCGCCGCGTTCGGCTCGGCCGGCGAGCGCTGCATGGCGCTGCCGGTGGTCGTCCCGGTCGGCGACAAGACCGCCGACGCACTCCGCGAAAAGCTGCTTCCTGCGATTCGTTCGCTGCGCGTGGGCGTCTCTACTGATAATGATGCGCATTACGGCCCCGTCGTGAACGCCGCACACAGGCAGCGCGTCGAGAACTGGATCCAGACCGGGGTCGACGAAGGCGCCGAGCTCGTCGTCGACGGCCGCGGCTTCCAGCTTCAGGGCCATGAAGAGGGTTTCTTCATCGGCCCGTCGCTGTTCGACCGCGTCACCACCGATATGCAGTCGTACAAGGAAGAGATTTTCGGCCCGGTTCTCCAGATCGTCCGCGCCCCCGATTTCGAGACCGCGCTGCGCCTGCCGAGCGAGCACCAATATGGCAACGGCGTCGCAATCTTCACGCGCAACGGCCATGCTGCGCGCGAATTCGCGGCGCGCGTCAATGTCGGCATGGTCGGCATCAACGTGCCGATCCCGGTGCCCGTCGCCTATCACAGCTTCGGCGGTTGGAAGCGAAGCGCGTTCGGCGACGTCAACCAGCACGGCATGGAAGGCGTCCGCTTCTGGACCAAGGTCAAGACCGTCACCCAGCGTTGGCCCGACGGTTCTGCGCTTCCCGGCGGCAGCGAGGACGGCGGCCCGTCTCGCATCCAGGACGCGTTCGTCATCCCGACGATGGGCTGA
- a CDS encoding enoyl-CoA hydratase/isomerase family protein, protein MTQDLLTFTEGRIGRMRLNRPKALHALNTEMCATMLEALAAWRGDTDVEAVLIDHADGRGFCAGGDIRMIATSGAGDGEAARAFFRLEYQLNHALFTYAKPVVAFMDGITMGGGVGISQPAKFKVATENTKLAMPETGIGLFPDVGGGWYLSRLPGHLGEYIALTGARLTGADCLALGLATHYLPAATLDQAKAEIAADPQAIAATLDALSEAPGDAAILTQRDDIDRLFAADTLEEIVAALAADGGLWAREQLATLATKSPQAMKVSLHLVRQGRHMPSFEDEMRQEFAVASRVVQRPDFAEGVRAVIVDKDNEPRWQPATIEGVTDHVIDQIFAPLPDDQSWAPA, encoded by the coding sequence GTGACCCAGGACCTCCTCACTTTCACCGAAGGCCGCATCGGCCGCATGCGGCTCAACCGCCCCAAGGCGCTACACGCGCTCAACACCGAGATGTGCGCCACTATGCTAGAGGCGCTCGCCGCGTGGCGCGGCGATACCGATGTCGAGGCGGTGCTGATCGATCATGCCGACGGACGCGGCTTCTGCGCCGGCGGCGACATCCGGATGATCGCGACAAGCGGTGCCGGCGACGGCGAGGCTGCGCGCGCCTTTTTCCGCCTCGAATACCAGCTCAACCACGCGCTGTTTACCTATGCCAAGCCGGTCGTCGCGTTCATGGACGGCATCACCATGGGCGGCGGCGTCGGCATCTCTCAGCCCGCCAAGTTCAAGGTCGCGACCGAGAACACGAAGCTTGCCATGCCCGAGACCGGGATCGGCCTGTTTCCCGATGTCGGCGGCGGCTGGTATCTCTCGCGCCTGCCCGGGCATCTCGGCGAGTATATCGCGCTCACCGGCGCGCGGCTGACGGGCGCCGATTGCCTCGCGCTCGGCCTCGCCACGCACTACCTCCCCGCCGCAACGCTCGACCAGGCCAAGGCCGAGATTGCCGCTGACCCGCAGGCGATCGCCGCAACGCTCGACGCCCTCTCCGAAGCCCCCGGCGACGCCGCGATCCTCACGCAGCGCGACGATATCGACCGGCTGTTCGCCGCCGACACGCTCGAGGAGATCGTCGCCGCGCTCGCCGCCGATGGCGGGCTATGGGCCAGGGAGCAACTCGCGACGCTCGCGACCAAGTCCCCGCAGGCGATGAAGGTCTCGCTCCATCTTGTCCGTCAGGGCCGGCACATGCCGAGCTTCGAGGACGAGATGCGGCAGGAATTCGCGGTCGCGTCGCGCGTCGTCCAGCGCCCCGATTTCGCCGAGGGCGTCCGCGCGGTGATCGTCGACAAGGACAATGAACCACGCTGGCAGCCCGCCACGATCGAAGGCGTCACCGATCACGTCATCGACCAGATTTTCGCGCCCTTGCCCGACGACCAGTCCTGGGCACCGGCCTGA
- a CDS encoding acyl-CoA dehydrogenase family protein, translating to MTNQFDLTDEQRQIQEMARQFTADAITPHAAEWDEKHIFPRETIKAAAELGFASIYVSEESGGIGLGRLEAALIMEAMAYGCPSTSAFISIHNMASWMIDTFGSRTIKDKYLPSLITMERLASYCLTEPSSGSDAAALKTRAVLDGGHYMVNGSKQFISGAGENEVYVTMVRTGEDGPKGISCLVIEKDMPGVSFGANERKLGWHSQPTRQVTFEDVRVPVENRVGGEGEGFRFAMMGLDGGRLNIGACSLGGAQRCLDEAIAYTKERQQFGKPIADFQNTQFVLADMATELEAARALLYLAAAKVTAGAPDKTRFAAMAKRLATDTGSSVVDRALQLHGGYGYLQDYPIERFWRDLRVHSILEGTNQVMRMIIGRELTRQ from the coding sequence ATGACCAACCAATTCGACCTCACCGACGAGCAGCGCCAGATCCAGGAGATGGCGCGCCAGTTCACGGCCGATGCGATCACGCCGCACGCCGCGGAATGGGACGAGAAGCACATCTTCCCGCGCGAGACGATCAAGGCCGCGGCCGAGCTCGGCTTCGCCTCGATCTACGTCTCGGAGGAATCGGGCGGGATCGGACTCGGCCGGCTCGAGGCGGCGCTGATCATGGAGGCGATGGCCTATGGCTGTCCTTCGACCAGCGCGTTCATCTCGATCCACAACATGGCGAGCTGGATGATCGACACCTTCGGGTCGCGGACGATCAAGGACAAATACCTCCCGAGCCTGATCACGATGGAGCGGCTGGCGAGCTATTGCCTCACCGAGCCGTCATCGGGCTCCGACGCCGCCGCGCTCAAGACCCGCGCGGTGCTGGACGGCGGCCATTATATGGTCAACGGCTCGAAGCAGTTCATCTCGGGCGCCGGTGAGAACGAAGTCTACGTCACGATGGTCCGCACCGGCGAGGACGGCCCCAAGGGCATCTCCTGCCTCGTCATCGAGAAGGACATGCCCGGCGTCAGCTTCGGCGCCAACGAGCGCAAGCTCGGCTGGCATTCTCAGCCCACCCGCCAGGTTACCTTCGAGGATGTCCGCGTGCCGGTCGAGAACCGCGTCGGCGGCGAAGGCGAGGGCTTCCGTTTCGCGATGATGGGGCTGGACGGCGGGCGGCTCAACATTGGCGCCTGCTCGCTGGGCGGCGCGCAGCGCTGCCTCGACGAGGCGATCGCCTATACCAAGGAACGCCAGCAGTTCGGCAAGCCGATCGCCGACTTCCAGAACACCCAGTTCGTCCTCGCCGACATGGCGACCGAACTCGAGGCCGCACGCGCGCTCCTCTATCTAGCCGCCGCCAAGGTCACCGCCGGCGCGCCCGACAAGACTCGCTTCGCGGCCATGGCCAAGCGCCTCGCAACCGACACCGGCAGCAGCGTGGTCGACCGCGCGCTCCAGCTCCATGGCGGCTATGGCTATCTCCAGGACTATCCGATCGAACGCTTCTGGCGCGACCTGCGCGTCCATTCGATCCTCGAAGGCACCAACCAGGTCATGCGCATGATCATCGGCCGTGAGCTTACCCGCCAGTGA
- a CDS encoding polysaccharide deacetylase family protein, with product MIRSIAAAFALILLTLAPAATAQKRIALTFDDAPRGAGAFLTRQERSTRLIAALKKARVEQAAFFVNPGNIREPGDAAMVDAYVRAGHVLANHSFSHPHLNQSAVADYLADIDKAEAWLKPRPGRRPWFRYPFLDEGGKDKAKRDAVRAGLASRGLTNGYVTAEGSDWNIEQLTIDAKKAGKTIDMAALRDLYVETHVQAADFADALMVKTIGRSPPHVMLLHETDIAALYIADLVKALRADGWQIVTADFAYADPLKTAAPDVPSANGTLTELLAWEKGLPAPRWYERNQIPLANRLFAERVLHEKAP from the coding sequence ATGATCCGAAGCATCGCCGCTGCGTTCGCGCTGATCCTGCTCACGCTCGCCCCGGCGGCGACCGCGCAGAAGCGCATCGCGCTCACCTTCGATGACGCGCCGCGCGGCGCCGGCGCCTTCCTCACCAGGCAGGAGCGTAGTACGCGGCTAATCGCGGCGCTGAAGAAAGCACGCGTCGAGCAGGCGGCGTTCTTCGTCAATCCGGGCAATATCCGCGAGCCCGGCGACGCGGCGATGGTCGATGCCTATGTCCGCGCCGGGCACGTCCTCGCCAACCACAGCTTCAGCCATCCGCACCTCAACCAGTCAGCGGTCGCGGATTATCTCGCCGACATCGATAAGGCCGAAGCCTGGCTCAAGCCGCGTCCCGGCCGCCGCCCCTGGTTCCGCTATCCGTTTCTCGATGAAGGCGGCAAGGACAAGGCCAAGCGCGACGCCGTCCGCGCCGGCCTCGCGTCCCGCGGCCTGACCAACGGCTATGTCACCGCCGAGGGCTCGGACTGGAACATCGAGCAGCTGACGATCGACGCGAAAAAGGCTGGCAAGACCATCGACATGGCCGCGCTGCGCGACCTCTATGTCGAGACCCACGTCCAGGCCGCCGACTTTGCCGATGCACTGATGGTCAAGACGATCGGCCGCTCGCCGCCGCACGTCATGCTGCTCCACGAGACGGACATCGCCGCGCTCTACATCGCCGATCTCGTCAAGGCGCTCCGGGCGGATGGCTGGCAGATCGTCACCGCCGATTTCGCCTACGCCGATCCGCTCAAGACCGCCGCCCCCGATGTCCCCAGCGCCAACGGCACGCTCACCGAGCTGCTCGCCTGGGAGAAGGGCCTCCCCGCCCCGCGCTGGTACGAACGCAATCAGATCCCCCTCGCCAACCGCCTCTTCGCCGAGCGCGTGTTGCATGAGAAAGCCCCATGA
- a CDS encoding iron ABC transporter permease has translation MNRPLLLILLTTLVTLLFAGSLMAGKIWVPPAAWFSNDPRWWIVAELRLPRAILGLAIGAALGLTGAVLQGYLRNPLADPAVVGVSSSAALGAVAAIVIFAASAPLVIFGAAMVAACGSMLLLAGLAWRADSQVAFILAGTVLASLAGALTAFLISIAPNPYATAEIIDWIMGALTDRSFAEVHLALPFIVTGSALLLFTGRALDALTLGEAAARSLGVKLQRTQMLIVLGAGLAVGASVAVTGVVGFVGLIVPHLLRPLTGAKPSALLLPSALGGAALVLAADSLVRLGPGASEIRLGVAMALLGTPFFFLLLLKMRRSAWS, from the coding sequence ATGAACCGACCTCTCCTCCTGATCCTCCTCACCACCCTCGTCACTCTGCTCTTCGCCGGCTCGCTGATGGCCGGCAAGATCTGGGTGCCCCCCGCCGCTTGGTTCTCGAACGACCCGCGCTGGTGGATCGTCGCCGAACTCCGCCTGCCCCGCGCGATCCTCGGCCTCGCGATCGGCGCTGCGCTCGGCCTCACCGGCGCGGTGCTCCAGGGCTATCTGCGCAACCCGCTCGCCGATCCGGCAGTGGTCGGCGTCTCCTCCTCCGCTGCGCTCGGCGCGGTGGCGGCGATCGTCATCTTCGCCGCCAGCGCACCGCTCGTCATCTTCGGCGCCGCGATGGTCGCTGCCTGCGGATCGATGCTGCTGCTCGCCGGGCTGGCATGGCGCGCCGACAGCCAGGTCGCCTTCATCCTCGCCGGCACCGTGCTCGCCAGCCTCGCCGGCGCGCTTACTGCCTTCCTGATCTCGATCGCGCCCAATCCCTATGCCACCGCCGAGATCATCGACTGGATCATGGGCGCGCTCACCGACCGCAGCTTCGCCGAGGTGCACCTCGCGCTGCCCTTCATCGTGACCGGATCGGCGCTGCTCCTGTTCACCGGCCGCGCGCTCGACGCCCTCACGCTCGGCGAAGCGGCGGCGCGCTCGCTCGGGGTGAAGCTCCAGCGCACCCAGATGCTGATCGTCCTCGGTGCAGGCCTCGCGGTCGGCGCCAGCGTCGCAGTGACCGGGGTGGTCGGCTTCGTCGGACTGATCGTCCCTCACCTTCTCCGCCCCCTCACCGGCGCCAAGCCCTCGGCGCTCTTGCTGCCCAGCGCACTCGGCGGCGCCGCGCTCGTCCTCGCCGCCGACAGCCTCGTTCGGCTCGGCCCGGGTGCGAGCGAAATCCGGCTGGGCGTGGCGATGGCGCTGCTCGGCACGCCGTTCTTCTTCCTGCTCCTGCTGAAAATGCGGCGGTCGGCATGGAGCTGA
- a CDS encoding ABC transporter ATP-binding protein — MELSVSDLAVSLGNRRVLNNVTAAFQPGRVTAILGANGSGKSTLVKTLAGLLDPDAGHVRLGTRQIARIEPRERARLIGYLPQDATVHWNLSVRELVALGRLPHRSPFAGTSEADAMAIGAALAATGTMPLADRGTDQLSGGERARVLLARVLAGEPQWLLADEPLASLDPVHQLGLLDQLRALAADGMGVVIVLHDLVQAARAADDVLLLKQGEVVAFGTAAEALAHQPLREAFGVEVMIVPDEQGRLLPVPIGRTKV, encoded by the coding sequence ATGGAGCTGAGCGTCAGCGACCTCGCCGTCAGCCTCGGCAACCGCCGCGTGCTGAACAACGTCACCGCCGCCTTCCAGCCGGGCCGCGTCACCGCCATCCTCGGTGCCAACGGCTCGGGCAAGTCGACCTTGGTCAAGACGCTCGCCGGCCTGCTCGACCCCGATGCCGGGCATGTCCGCCTGGGAACCCGCCAAATCGCCCGGATCGAGCCGCGCGAACGCGCCCGGCTGATCGGCTATTTGCCCCAGGACGCGACGGTCCATTGGAACCTGTCGGTGCGTGAATTGGTCGCACTCGGGCGCCTGCCGCACCGCTCGCCCTTCGCCGGCACCTCCGAGGCCGACGCGATGGCGATCGGCGCCGCGCTCGCCGCGACCGGCACGATGCCCCTCGCCGATCGCGGCACCGACCAGCTCTCCGGCGGCGAGCGCGCCCGCGTCCTGCTCGCCCGCGTCCTTGCCGGCGAACCGCAATGGCTGCTCGCCGACGAGCCGCTCGCCAGTCTCGACCCCGTCCACCAGCTCGGGCTGCTCGACCAGCTCCGCGCGCTCGCCGCGGACGGCATGGGGGTGGTGATAGTCCTCCACGATCTCGTCCAGGCTGCCCGCGCCGCCGATGACGTGCTGCTGCTCAAGCAAGGCGAAGTGGTCGCCTTCGGAACCGCGGCGGAAGCGCTGGCGCACCAGCCGCTGCGCGAAGCCTTCGGCGTCGAAGTGATGATCGTCCCCGACGAACAGGGCCGCCTCCTCCCCGTGCCGATCGGACGCACCAAGGTCTGA
- a CDS encoding TonB-dependent siderophore receptor, producing MTKFKLFLYASAALLPAVAHAQSDDDQIVVVASGVEQEAETTGRSITVLDRATIETRQTVSLSDLLATTPGVTSTRNGGPGALTAVRIRGAEDAQTLVLIDGVRANDPSSPSAAFDFGNLLTSAVERVEILRGPNSVIWGSQALGGVVNVVTQAPVDGIAARANAEYGYADQISANAAIAAGNDTVQGALTGGYFRTDGVSQAASGTEADGYRQYNASGRLRVEFAPGFGADLRGYYANSRLEIDGFPAPAYSFADTDEYTTGQELYGYAGLFADFGPLSNRVAFTIADINRDGFDPSIPGDGPAYLYRGRSERYEYRGDAKLVDQLRVTFGAERENLRFYDGADTYRADITSFYGQAIVTPVEAVTLTAGIRNDDHSRFGGQTTWGVNAAVKPLDNTLLRASYGEGFKAPTLYQLFAPFYGTDTLQPETAKSWEAGIEQSALGGAAKLGVTWFHRDTRNQIDFDLVSFTYANIARTSAEGVEIELALKPVEAFTVTANYTYTDAENRSAGYEGNQLARRPQDTASLSADYRLPFGLSLGGTVTIVGDSFNDQGNFTPIDGFALGSIRAEMPIGDRFAVYGRVENVTDEQYEVVSGYGTYGRAAYAGVRIKLN from the coding sequence GTGACCAAGTTCAAGCTGTTTCTCTATGCCTCGGCCGCATTGCTGCCGGCCGTGGCGCATGCCCAATCGGACGATGACCAGATCGTCGTCGTCGCATCGGGCGTCGAGCAGGAAGCCGAGACTACCGGCCGTTCGATCACCGTGCTCGACCGCGCGACGATCGAGACGCGCCAGACCGTCTCGCTGTCCGATCTGCTCGCCACCACCCCGGGCGTCACTTCGACGCGCAACGGCGGCCCCGGCGCGCTCACCGCAGTGCGCATTCGCGGCGCCGAGGATGCGCAAACGCTGGTGCTGATCGACGGCGTCCGCGCCAACGATCCCTCCTCGCCCAGCGCGGCGTTCGACTTCGGCAACTTGCTCACCAGCGCAGTCGAGCGTGTCGAGATCCTGCGCGGGCCCAACTCGGTGATCTGGGGCAGCCAGGCGCTGGGCGGCGTGGTGAATGTCGTGACGCAGGCGCCGGTGGACGGCATCGCGGCGCGCGCCAATGCCGAATATGGCTATGCCGATCAGATCTCTGCCAACGCCGCGATCGCAGCGGGCAATGATACGGTCCAGGGCGCGCTGACCGGCGGCTATTTCCGCACCGACGGCGTCTCGCAGGCCGCCTCGGGCACCGAAGCCGACGGCTATCGTCAATATAATGCCAGCGGCCGCCTTCGCGTCGAGTTCGCACCGGGCTTCGGCGCCGACCTGCGCGGCTATTACGCCAATTCGCGTCTCGAGATCGACGGCTTCCCTGCCCCGGCGTACAGCTTCGCCGACACCGACGAATATACCACCGGGCAGGAGCTGTATGGCTATGCCGGGCTGTTCGCTGATTTCGGTCCACTTTCGAACCGCGTCGCCTTCACCATCGCCGACATCAACCGCGACGGCTTCGATCCGTCGATCCCGGGCGACGGCCCCGCCTATCTCTATCGCGGCCGTAGCGAGCGCTACGAATATCGCGGCGACGCAAAGCTGGTCGACCAGCTCCGCGTGACCTTCGGTGCCGAGCGCGAGAATCTGCGCTTCTATGACGGCGCCGATACGTACCGCGCCGACATCACCAGCTTCTACGGGCAGGCGATCGTCACGCCGGTCGAAGCGGTGACGCTCACCGCGGGCATCCGCAACGACGATCACAGCCGCTTTGGCGGGCAGACGACCTGGGGCGTCAATGCCGCGGTCAAGCCGCTCGACAATACCCTGCTCCGCGCCAGCTATGGCGAGGGCTTCAAGGCGCCGACGCTCTATCAGCTGTTCGCGCCCTTCTACGGCACCGACACCCTCCAGCCCGAGACCGCCAAGAGCTGGGAAGCCGGCATCGAGCAGTCGGCGCTCGGCGGCGCGGCGAAGCTGGGCGTGACCTGGTTCCACCGCGACACCCGCAACCAGATCGACTTCGACCTGGTCAGCTTCACCTACGCCAATATCGCCCGCACCAGCGCCGAGGGCGTCGAAATCGAACTCGCGCTCAAGCCGGTCGAGGCGTTTACCGTCACCGCCAACTACACCTATACCGACGCCGAGAACCGTTCGGCGGGCTATGAAGGCAACCAGCTGGCGCGCCGTCCGCAGGACACCGCCAGTCTCTCGGCCGATTACCGCCTGCCGTTCGGGCTTTCGCTGGGAGGCACGGTGACGATCGTCGGGGACAGCTTCAACGATCAGGGCAACTTCACTCCGATCGATGGCTTCGCGCTCGGCAGCATCCGCGCCGAGATGCCGATCGGCGATCGCTTCGCAGTGTACGGCCGTGTCGAGAACGTCACCGACGAGCAGTACGAAGTCGTCTCTGGCTACGGCACCTATGGCCGCGCAGCCTATGCCGGCGTGCGGATCAAGCTCAACTGA
- a CDS encoding enoyl-CoA hydratase → MAYETILVEQRGAVTLVTLNRPQALNALNSQILSELLDAMAAFDKDSAQGCAVITGSEKAFAAGADIKEMQAQGFADMYGHDFFAGWDAFTRTRKPIIAAVAGYALGGGCELAMMCDFILAADSAKFGQPEIKLAVSPGMGGSQRLARAVGKAKAMEMCLTGRMIDAAEAERAGLVARIVPAADLVDDAVKTAATIAGMAPLAVLANKEMVNAAFETNLAQGVQFERRLFHALFGTADQKEGMTAFVEKRPGNWTGR, encoded by the coding sequence ATGGCCTACGAAACGATCCTCGTCGAGCAGCGCGGCGCCGTCACGCTCGTCACGCTCAATCGCCCGCAGGCATTGAACGCGCTCAACAGCCAGATCCTCTCCGAACTGCTCGACGCCATGGCCGCGTTCGACAAGGATTCCGCGCAGGGCTGCGCAGTGATCACCGGCAGCGAAAAGGCGTTCGCCGCGGGCGCCGACATCAAGGAGATGCAGGCGCAGGGCTTTGCCGACATGTACGGCCACGACTTCTTCGCCGGCTGGGACGCGTTCACCCGCACCCGCAAGCCGATCATCGCCGCAGTCGCCGGCTATGCGCTGGGCGGCGGCTGCGAACTCGCGATGATGTGCGACTTCATTCTCGCCGCGGACTCGGCGAAGTTCGGCCAGCCCGAGATCAAGCTCGCGGTCTCCCCCGGCATGGGCGGCTCGCAGCGGCTCGCGCGCGCGGTCGGCAAGGCCAAGGCGATGGAGATGTGCCTAACCGGCCGGATGATCGACGCCGCCGAGGCCGAGCGCGCCGGGCTGGTCGCACGCATCGTTCCGGCGGCCGACCTAGTTGACGACGCAGTCAAGACCGCCGCGACGATCGCCGGCATGGCGCCGCTGGCAGTGCTGGCGAACAAGGAAATGGTCAACGCGGCGTTCGAGACCAATCTGGCGCAAGGCGTCCAGTTCGAACGCCGGCTATTCCATGCGTTGTTCGGCACCGCGGACCAGAAGGAAGGCATGACGGCCTTCGTCGAGAAACGTCCGGGCAACTGGACGGGTCGTTGA